The Ahaetulla prasina isolate Xishuangbanna chromosome 3, ASM2864084v1, whole genome shotgun sequence genome window below encodes:
- the TMEM275 gene encoding transmembrane protein 275, with protein sequence MFMDKNSTPLSKKPNKKKTRPQGLPSPALCCACGLCIMLAGINITLVGAFAFGTFLPVNNPPIIIGPILLVVAFTFFGACCICSRRPPAHTTRKFKPGTNIGLIKPGNIAFEIETSEHTVQDTTAVQLSPTNSPVSSKRSTPIHENSKTCTLFTMDNNGPVAKYTAGGESIHLNLPRDVATS encoded by the coding sequence ATGTTCATGGACAAGAACAGTACTCCTTTATCCAAGAaaccaaacaagaaaaaaaccaggCCTCAGGGTTTACCTTCTCCAGCTCTTTGCTGTGCCTGTGGGCTTTGCATCATGCTAGCAGGTATTAACATCACTCTAGTAGGAGCATTTGCTTTTGGGACCTTCCTGCCTGTCAACAACCCTCCCATCATCATTGGTCCCATCCTTCTGGTGGTGGCATTCACTTTTTTTGGAGCTTGTTGCATTTGCAGCCGAAGGCCCCCTGCTCATACCACAAGAAAATTCAAGCCAGGAACCAATATTGGACTCATCAAGCCTGGGAACATAGCCTTTGAAATTGAAACAAGTGAACATACTgtgcaagacacaacagctgtgCAGTTGAGCCCAACCAACTCGCCAGTGTCTTCCAAAAGGTCCACTCCAATCCATGAGAATTCTAAGACCTGTACACTTTTTACAATGGACAACAATGGTCCAGTTGCAAAATATACAGCAGGGGGAGAATCGATACATCTGAATTTGCCCAGAGACGTTGCCACGTCATAA